The DNA sequence CGTCGAGCTGACCGGCAACGCTGACGACACCACGATCGATCCATTCGACGACGTGCCCAGCGTCGTCCGCGTCCGAGACAACGGGCAGGCCCCGATCCGCATCCCACGCAACGGCAGCCACGGCACCGGCTACGTCTACTACGGCCTGCCCACGCCCGAAGGCACGCTTTCCATCGAGGGCTCGGCCGGCACCATCGCCGGCGGCACCGCAACCGATGCGACCAACGGCACCACGCGCCTCGCCGACTACACCGTCGTCACCGCAGACACGTTCACCGTCGCGCTCGACACGGTGACTGTCACCCTTGCCGACGGCTTCCGCGACTTCGCAGCCGACGGCGACAGCGCTCTGCTCAAGGTCAACGGCGGCCTCGACGTCAACAGCAACGCCGGCGTTGACAATGTCACGCCCGGCAGCGTCGCCTACGGCTTCGAGTCGTTCACCGACAAGAGCTCGCCTCTGGCAACGGGCGGTGACGGCGAGTTCCGCCAGAACGTCGACACCACGATGCTCCCCGAGGGCGTCAACTTCGTCGAGGTCCGAGCCTTCCGCCAGCGCAACGACGGCGGCCCGGCCGTCTACTCGACGTTCAAGGAAGTCCTCTACGTCGATCGCCTCAAGCCCGAGTCGGGCATCTTCGAAGTCGTTCCTTTCAGCCAGTCCGGCCGGGACTTCATCGTCGAGAGCCTCGACAACACCGCAAGCGAGGTCCACGTCTTCCTGAACCTCGCGCCGACGGTCGACCCGCTCGACCTCGTCAACCCCAACAGCCGGGCCAGCCAGGTCGATCGCGACCTCTTCAAGTACGGGTTCGGCGGCATCGTCGAAGGCAACAACGCCGTCACCGTCGTCACCTACGAGATCACCGGCAACGTCAACGTCCAGCGATTCGGCGGGTTCAGCTTCGACACCGGCATCGGCCGGGGCCTTGGCGACCTGAACCACAACGGCTTCTTCGGCACCGACGACGTCGCCAACTCGAGCTACGGCTTCGAGGCCGTGCTGTACGCCCAAGGCGACCGCTTCAATCCCGCGGCCGACATCAACGGCGACGGCGTGGTCGATACCAACGACCTCTTCCTGCTCGAAGACGTCTACCGCGCGGCCAACGCCAACAACACCGGCGATGCCGTGCTGGCAGCGATCCAGCGTCGCGGCAATCTGAACGAGTTCGGCGGAACCGACGCCTTCGACATCGACTTCCTCGCCGACGCCATTCTGTCGGACACCTATTCGTGGCTGCTCGATCTCAACGCGGACGGCGACGTAACAGACAGTGACATGGACTCGCTGCTCGGCAACGTCTTCGAGACCGTCCGCGGCGATGCCGACCTGAACGGCACCGTCGACCTGGCCGACTTTGGCATTCTGCGTGCCAACTTCGGCACCGACGCCGGCTGGGCCGGTGGCGACTTCGACGGCGACGGCTCGGTGTCGCTGGCGGACTTTGGACTTCTGCGTTCGAGCTTCGGCTTCGACCGCGAGACCGGCGATCGTGCCGGCAGCTTGACCTTCCCGGCAGCTTTGGCGGCGACGGTGCCTGAACCGACGTCGCTGGGCCTGCTGCTTTGTGGGGGATTGATGGGCCTGCGTCGCCGACGCCGACCCGCTATCCAAGCCGGTTTTTCCGGCCCATCTTTTGACCGTTCGCGTCTGAACGGAGGAGCACATTCATGAACCGTTACCCGCACCATTCCCGTCGCCCGGGCTTCACGCTGGTGGAGCTCCTGGTCGTCATCGGCATCATCGCCCTTCTGGTGAGCATCCTGCTCCCGACCCTGAGCCGCGCCCGCGCCTCGGCCAACAACGTCAAGTGCCTGAGCAACCTCCGGCAGATCGCCACGGGCTCGATCATGATGCACGAGGAGCGCGGCGTCATCCCGACGCTGACCGACGACGTGATCGTCAAGCAGGTCGACCCGTCCGGCAAGCGGTGGCCCTACCGCGAGCTGTTCGCCGGTGAGCCCGACACGGACGGAACGGGCAAGAAGCTGCTCGATCCGTTCTCGATGCTCTTGCCGTTCCTCGGCGACACCTCAGCCCGGACGTTCCAGGAGAGCGAAAACTTCACCGAAGCATTCCTTTGCCCTAGTGATCTCACGCAGCCCGATCTCGATGAGAATGTGACCGGCGGCAATGTGTCGACGACCGGTCTCTTCTTGCCGGCGAACACGAACAACGCACCGGTGCCGGCGAGCTACGGCTTCAACGCTGATATCGCTTCGACAATCGGTGAGAACGGCGTGAGCTACATCGGCGCTTCGTTCCTGGGCGTGATCAACGGCCCGGTCGATTCCGACTACGGCGAGACGGCGGTCGGCCAGGGTGCCAACTGCAAGCTCGTCAAGGTCGAGGATGCGACGGCCACCATGCTCGTCGCCGACGCGGGCACGTTGCGCCCCGCCAACGAAATCCAAAACAACGGTAGTTTCCAGGACAAGCCGAACATGCTTGCCCACATGACCAACTACATGCACTTTAACGGTGGCAATGCCAACTACTGGGGCACGCTTG is a window from the Planctomycetota bacterium genome containing:
- a CDS encoding type II secretion system protein, which translates into the protein MNRYPHHSRRPGFTLVELLVVIGIIALLVSILLPTLSRARASANNVKCLSNLRQIATGSIMMHEERGVIPTLTDDVIVKQVDPSGKRWPYRELFAGEPDTDGTGKKLLDPFSMLLPFLGDTSARTFQESENFTEAFLCPSDLTQPDLDENVTGGNVSTTGLFLPANTNNAPVPASYGFNADIASTIGENGVSYIGASFLGVINGPVDSDYGETAVGQGANCKLVKVEDATATMLVADAGTLRPANEIQNNGSFQDKPNMLAHMTNYMHFNGGNANYWGTLAGVMQTGWLGWKVPLDRHSDGASNAEWLDTGAAQGGSINIAFVDGHAENVKFKDADNPAGFEKVKITPWELPLN
- a CDS encoding PEP-CTERM sorting domain-containing protein (PEP-CTERM proteins occur, often in large numbers, in the proteomes of bacteria that also encode an exosortase, a predicted intramembrane cysteine proteinase. The presence of a PEP-CTERM domain at a protein's C-terminus predicts cleavage within the sorting domain, followed by covalent anchoring to some some component of the (usually Gram-negative) cell surface. Many PEP-CTERM proteins exhibit an unusual sequence composition that includes large numbers of potential glycosylation sites. Expression of one such protein has been shown restore the ability of a bacterium to form floc, a type of biofilm.), producing MTRLRPDRRIASAAAATVGAIVGIASLGLVSPAAAADSSAPAILQVFESRWDNNESRAADAFLAGYGSLWVPPPGEAETGGFSVGYDQYDRFDLGRWNDQTLYGTERGVRSMNQTWQRMGGRVYADLVWNHNGFADQGTFGFATSGGYPGFALSLPNAVDGDFHNGFLSIEDSVNEGRLSGLLDIDHETNFQFIRNPVDPNDPRNLPNAGTQFWNGNIANVPTEANRRFYPSQSGPGRTLFDPATNETFTVYDFAGDGSEATTGTPVTENATGYLMRNAQWYVQEIGFDGFRLDAVKHMEPWVLEYFDRAVYGANPRKLLDGSTDHVFSFGEVLDGNKGLLQAYTRKDIDPSQPNRVGGNRDNLDFPLHFALKGNLSSNGFQNDWRNVVGASFDSNDDGLANNGSQGVAFDASHDDFGADLGNVANAYLAMRPGNWVVYHNALQFGENRDFPKQGRGDALGGLYGDTITTLVQARNTHGRGNYLERWIDKETLVYEREGSVIVGLSNRTDSGFDERWVDTGFAPGTRLVELTGNADDTTIDPFDDVPSVVRVRDNGQAPIRIPRNGSHGTGYVYYGLPTPEGTLSIEGSAGTIAGGTATDATNGTTRLADYTVVTADTFTVALDTVTVTLADGFRDFAADGDSALLKVNGGLDVNSNAGVDNVTPGSVAYGFESFTDKSSPLATGGDGEFRQNVDTTMLPEGVNFVEVRAFRQRNDGGPAVYSTFKEVLYVDRLKPESGIFEVVPFSQSGRDFIVESLDNTASEVHVFLNLAPTVDPLDLVNPNSRASQVDRDLFKYGFGGIVEGNNAVTVVTYEITGNVNVQRFGGFSFDTGIGRGLGDLNHNGFFGTDDVANSSYGFEAVLYAQGDRFNPAADINGDGVVDTNDLFLLEDVYRAANANNTGDAVLAAIQRRGNLNEFGGTDAFDIDFLADAILSDTYSWLLDLNADGDVTDSDMDSLLGNVFETVRGDADLNGTVDLADFGILRANFGTDAGWAGGDFDGDGSVSLADFGLLRSSFGFDRETGDRAGSLTFPAALAATVPEPTSLGLLLCGGLMGLRRRRRPAIQAGFSGPSFDRSRLNGGAHS